AAGGATGCGACGGTGCGGCATCGTTCCTTCACCGCTTCTGCGTGCTGCGTTCCTTCTCAGAAAGAGGGGTTTTGCCGTCCACCCGCCCCTTGTGCCTTTCGACTTCTACCTTGAGGTGAAGGAAAAAGTCCTCACCAGGAAGCGCCCATGTTCGGTCGAAGCGTAATTATCGGACAGTACGTCCCTCTTGATTCCGTAGTGCATCGGTTGGACCCAAGGAGCAAACTCCTCTTTGTGGCCTTTGGTATTGTGACGCTTTTCCTTGTGCAATCCTGGACCTCTTTTTTCATCCTTGGGGTTTTTCTCCTCTCTCTCACCTTTGTTGCCCGTCTCTCCCTTCGATACCTCTTCAGAGGTCTTCGTCCCCTCTGGATTCTCCTTCTTTTCACCCTTTGCCTGCATGTGTTCTTTACTCCTGATGGTACGCTGCTTTTTGGTTTCCTCAGGGTATCCCTTGAGGGTTTTGTAAAAGGACTTTTCATCATTGTGCGCCTTGTACTCCTTGTTGTTGTCACAACCCTTCTCACCTTGACGACTTCCCCCATAGAGCTCACGGACGGCATGGAGGGCCTTTTGAGTCCTCTGAAGAGATGGGGATTTCCGGCTCATGAGCTTGCCATGATGATGACCATTGCACTTCGTTTCATCCCTACGCTCCTTGAGGAAGCAGACCGAATCATGAAGGCTCAAATGGCTCGGGGGGCTGATTTTGAGTCGGGCGGCCTCATGAAGCGGATACGGGGACTCGTGCCTCTCCTTGTTCCCCTTTTCGTCAGTGCTTTCCGACGGGCTGAAGACCTTGCTGTGGCCATGGAATCCCGTTGCTACCGGGGTGGAGTTGGGCGAACGCGCCTTAAGGTCTTGAAGTTTCAACCCTGGGATTACATCTTCCTCTGCAGTGCGTTCTCGGTTTTTGTTCTCTCCTTAGGGATTTCTTGGATTGTTCGGTGAGCGGTTTTGCGGAACATTGCGCTCCTTCTCGAGTACGATGGGACAAACTACGCGGGGTGGCAGCGCCAGAAAGACCGTGTAACCGTCCAGGGTGTTCTTGAAGAAACCCTCTCTTCTCTCCTTGACCATCCGGTGGTTACCGTGGCTTCAGGGAGAACCGATGCGGGAGTACACGCCTTAGGACAGGTTGTCACCTTTACGACTGAGCGGTCTTTTGACTGCATAAAACTCAAACGAGCGCTCCAGGCCCTTCTTCCTGAGGATATGCGCGTTGTCCGGGTTCGGGAGGTTCCACTCGAGTTCCATCCTCGTAAATCTGCAAAGAAAAAACAGTACGTGTACGCCGTATGGTGTGGATCGTGTCCTGTTTTTCTCAGGAGGTATGTGTACCCTCTTGGAAGAAGTGTTGACTGGGACCTCGTCCGGGAAGGAGCAAAGCTTTTCGTCGGTTCCCATGACTTTGCTTCCTTCAGCTCCCCTTCGCCTCGCTCTTCGGTTCGGACTGTATTTTCCCTTGAGGTTTGCTCTCAAAATAACCCCCTCGTTCTTTTGCGCATTGAAGCCTCTGGGTTTCTCCACCACATGGCGCGCATGATTTTTGGGGAGCTCTTGCTCC
This genomic interval from Candidatus Caldatribacterium sp. contains the following:
- the truA gene encoding tRNA pseudouridine(38-40) synthase TruA gives rise to the protein MRNIALLLEYDGTNYAGWQRQKDRVTVQGVLEETLSSLLDHPVVTVASGRTDAGVHALGQVVTFTTERSFDCIKLKRALQALLPEDMRVVRVREVPLEFHPRKSAKKKQYVYAVWCGSCPVFLRRYVYPLGRSVDWDLVREGAKLFVGSHDFASFSSPSPRSSVRTVFSLEVCSQNNPLVLLRIEASGFLHHMARMIFGELLLLGEGKRTLAELEYMLSHPSYTAYRRFALPPQGLYLLRVDYEGVDLYEGLELKDVGFVVPVWTEKNGGKPSFPC
- a CDS encoding energy-coupling factor transporter transmembrane protein EcfT produces the protein MFGRSVIIGQYVPLDSVVHRLDPRSKLLFVAFGIVTLFLVQSWTSFFILGVFLLSLTFVARLSLRYLFRGLRPLWILLLFTLCLHVFFTPDGTLLFGFLRVSLEGFVKGLFIIVRLVLLVVVTTLLTLTTSPIELTDGMEGLLSPLKRWGFPAHELAMMMTIALRFIPTLLEEADRIMKAQMARGADFESGGLMKRIRGLVPLLVPLFVSAFRRAEDLAVAMESRCYRGGVGRTRLKVLKFQPWDYIFLCSAFSVFVLSLGISWIVR